GTTCGAATGCGCGCCGGGACTGAGGCTTGCCGCCCATGAACGGGTCAGCGCAATCCATCACGAGAACCTCAACCGCCGGCTCGACCGGCTGGAAGAGTTGATGGAGCGGCTGGAAAGACGGCTGTGGCTGGCGGTTTACGGCGTGGCGGCGGCGATCCTGACGCAGGCGGTGCGGATGGTGTTGATGGCCGGCCCGGCGGCGGGATGAGCCCGGAACGGCAAGCAAGACGGGAGAGATGACAATGAGCTACGAAACCGGGTTGGAAACGAAATTCGCC
This is a stretch of genomic DNA from Pukyongiella litopenaei. It encodes these proteins:
- a CDS encoding GTA head formation protein, RCAP_rcc01685 family; translation: MDDLRGRFETFECAPGLRLAAHERVSAIHHENLNRRLDRLEELMERLERRLWLAVYGVAAAILTQAVRMVLMAGPAAG